In the Thermoanaerobacterales bacterium genome, TAGGATACCAACCTTCTAGTGTTTAACATACTCCTGCAGAGGCACGAGACTTACGTCTTCGCCCTGGCGGCGGGACTGGAGGACCTCGATGATCGCCCGCGCCGTGTCGAGCGAGGTCAGGCAGGGGATACCCATCTCGACGGCGGCACGGCGGATGCGAAAGCCGTCCCGTTCGGGGGCCTTCCCCCGCGTCAGGGTGTTAATAACCAGGTGGATCTTGTTGCCGCGGATCAGGTCGACGATATTCGGCGAGCCCTCATGGAGCTTCCGGGCGCGCTTGACTTCAATTCCCACCGACTCGAGGGCGACCGCCGTGCCTTCGGTGGCCAGGACCTCGAAACCCATACTTAAGAGCCGGGACACCACGAATACCGCCTCGTCCTTGTCCTTGTCGGCCACCGTGACGAGGGCCGTCCCCCGCTCCGGGATGTCATAGCCGGCGGCGATGCTTGCCTTGTACAGGGCTTCGGCGTAGTCCGGGGCCACCCCGAGGACCTCGCCCGTCGACTTCATCTCGGGCCCCAGGCTGACATCGACATCCAGGAGTTTGGCGAAAGAGAAGACGGGCGCCTTAACCCCGATCAACCCCTTGTTCAACAGAAGCCCGCTTTGATAGTCCATGCCGGCCAGGCGTTCGCCCAGAAGGATCCGCGTCGCCAGGGACACCATCGGAACCCCCGTGATTTTGCTCAGGTAGGGCACGGTCCGGCTCGAGCGCGGGTTGACTTCGAGGACGTAGAGGTTGCCGTTGTGCTGGACGTACTGGATATTTAAGAGCCCTTTCACGTGTAAAGCCTGGGCCAGGCGTATTGTGTATTCCACCATCTGCTCGTGGGTTTCACGCGGGAGATCTCGCGGCGGGAAGACGGCGATGCTGTCCCCCGAGTGCACGCCGGCGCGCTCGATGTGTTCCATCAGGCCGGGAATAACCACCGTTTCCCCGTCGGAAATGGCGTCGACCTCCAGTTCCTTTCCGAAAAGGTACTTGTCGACCAGAACCGGGTGTTCCGGAGTGACCTTGACCGCCGTGGCCATATAGTTCAGGAGATCCTTCTCGTTATAGACGATTTCCATCGCCCGGCCGCCGAGGACGTACGACGGGCGAACCAGCACCGGGAAGCCGACGCGGGCCGCAATGGCCTGCGCCTCATCCACCGAGTAACCGGTACCCCCCGGCGGACGCGCAACATCAAGCTCGTTGAGCAAGCGGTCAAAGCGCTCGCGGTCCTCCGCGGCGTCGATGTCGTCCACCGACGTCCCGAGGATCTTAAAGCCGGCCTCTTCGACGGCACGCGCCAGGTTAATGGCCGTCTGGCCGCCGAACTGGACGACGACACCTTCGGGTTGCTCGCGGTGCAGCACCTCGATAACATCTTCGGCTACAAGGGGCTCGAAGTAAAGACGGTCGCCGGTGTCGAAATCGGTGGAGACCGTTTCCGGGTTGCAGTTGATGATCACGGCCTCCAGCCCCGCCTCCCGGATGGCCCAGACCGCGTGGACCGAACAGTAGTCGAACTCGATACCCTGTCCGATGCGGATCGGGCCGGAGCCGAGCACCACCACCCGGCGGCGTCCGGTCTCGTGGACCTCGTCCTCATCCTCGTAGGAACTGTAGTAGTAGGGCGTCTCGGCCTCGAACTCGGCGGCGCAGGTATCGACCATCTTATAAACCGGGTGGATGCCGTGGCGGTGGCGGAGAGCACGGATTTCGCCTTCCGTGGTTCCTGTCAGGTCGGCCAGGGTGCGGTCGGACAGACCGAGGCGCTTGGCGGTGCGCAGGTTTTCCGCGTTGAGGCCTTCCAGGCCGCCG is a window encoding:
- the carB gene encoding carbamoyl-phosphate synthase large subunit, translating into MPVRKDLKKVMVIGSGPIIIGQAAEFDYAGTQACRALREEGLEVVLINSNPATIMTDAHMADRVYIEPLTPEFVTRVLRRERPQGLLPTLGGQTGLNLGKQVAESGILDEFGIELLGTPLETIRRAEDRERFKAMMQGIGEPIPESEIVESVEDALAFARRIGYPVVVRPAYTLGGTGGGIVFSEEELVETATRGLKASLIHQILVERCVIGWKEIEFEVMRDGADNCITICGMENIDPMGVHTGDSIVVAPTQTLSDREYQMLRSASLKIIRALGVEGGCNVQFALDPNSFQYYVIEVNPRVSRSSALASKATGYPIAKVAAKIAAGLRLDEIKNAVTRKTYACFEPAIDYVVVKFPRWPFDKFALANRRLGTQMKSTGEVMAIGRTLEAALLKAVRSLEIGVHGLELPEARTLSADELCRALAVPDDRRMFLVAEALRRGMPVEKVSGLSTIDPFFVRKVANIVAAEEKVRAGGLEGLNAENLRTAKRLGLSDRTLADLTGTTEGEIRALRHRHGIHPVYKMVDTCAAEFEAETPYYYSSYEDEDEVHETGRRRVVVLGSGPIRIGQGIEFDYCSVHAVWAIREAGLEAVIINCNPETVSTDFDTGDRLYFEPLVAEDVIEVLHREQPEGVVVQFGGQTAINLARAVEEAGFKILGTSVDDIDAAEDRERFDRLLNELDVARPPGGTGYSVDEAQAIAARVGFPVLVRPSYVLGGRAMEIVYNEKDLLNYMATAVKVTPEHPVLVDKYLFGKELEVDAISDGETVVIPGLMEHIERAGVHSGDSIAVFPPRDLPRETHEQMVEYTIRLAQALHVKGLLNIQYVQHNGNLYVLEVNPRSSRTVPYLSKITGVPMVSLATRILLGERLAGMDYQSGLLLNKGLIGVKAPVFSFAKLLDVDVSLGPEMKSTGEVLGVAPDYAEALYKASIAAGYDIPERGTALVTVADKDKDEAVFVVSRLLSMGFEVLATEGTAVALESVGIEVKRARKLHEGSPNIVDLIRGNKIHLVINTLTRGKAPERDGFRIRRAAVEMGIPCLTSLDTARAIIEVLQSRRQGEDVSLVPLQEYVKH